The proteins below come from a single Dendropsophus ebraccatus isolate aDenEbr1 chromosome 15, aDenEbr1.pat, whole genome shotgun sequence genomic window:
- the CST7 gene encoding cystatin-F isoform X1, translating into MAAPWSFVLLVFLAVSASAGTFSDFRATTVNPGFPRNASTNDPEVKKAARITVYAFNNMSNDIYFSKELEIQKAMIQVVKGIKYMLSLKLARTVCRKNTEYILDDCDFQKEPLKTVFTCYSEVWKISWLHFEKVCVLECRQDPETQQNQDHSHFL; encoded by the exons ATGGCAGCACCCTGGAGCTTTGTACTCCTTGTATTCCTGGCAGTCAGCGCCTCAGCTGGGACCTTCAGTG ACTTCCGGGCGACCACTGTAAACCCAGGATTTCCCAGGAATGCCAGCACCAATGATCCAGAGGTAAAGAAAGCAGCAAGGATAACTGTCTATGCCTTTAACAACATGTCCAATGATATCTATTTTTCCAAAGAGTTAGAGATTCAGAAAGCCATGATACAG GTTGTGAAAGGCATAAAATATATGCTAAGCTTAAAGTTGGCAAGGACAGTCTGTAGGAAGAACACTGAGTATATACTGGATGACTGTGACTTCCAAAAAGAGCCGCTGAAAACA GTATTCACATGTTATTCTGAGGTATGGAAGATCAGCTGGTTGCATTTCGAGAAAGTGTGTGTTCTGGAGTGCAGACAGGATCCAGAAACACAACAAAATCAAGACCATAGTCACTTTCTTTAA
- the CST7 gene encoding cystatin-F isoform X2 has protein sequence MAAPWSFVLLVFLAVSASAGTFSDFRATTVNPGFPRNASTNDPEVKKAARITVYAFNNMSNDIYFSKELEIQKAMIQVVKGIKYMLSLKLARTVCRKNTEYILDDCDFQKEPLKTDVM, from the exons ATGGCAGCACCCTGGAGCTTTGTACTCCTTGTATTCCTGGCAGTCAGCGCCTCAGCTGGGACCTTCAGTG ACTTCCGGGCGACCACTGTAAACCCAGGATTTCCCAGGAATGCCAGCACCAATGATCCAGAGGTAAAGAAAGCAGCAAGGATAACTGTCTATGCCTTTAACAACATGTCCAATGATATCTATTTTTCCAAAGAGTTAGAGATTCAGAAAGCCATGATACAG GTTGTGAAAGGCATAAAATATATGCTAAGCTTAAAGTTGGCAAGGACAGTCTGTAGGAAGAACACTGAGTATATACTGGATGACTGTGACTTCCAAAAAGAGCCGCTGAAAACA gatGTTATGTAG